In the genome of Equus przewalskii isolate Varuska chromosome 29, EquPr2, whole genome shotgun sequence, the window GGGGCACATCTGTGTCCTGCCGCACGGAGGGGCTGCTGCAGAACAAGGGTGGACACTTGGTGGGTGCCCCCTGTGCCTGCCTCATGCGTCAGGCCAGGGCTCACTCCCAGTGGGGCTCTAGGTAGGGGTGTGGCATCGAAGTCCCTGGTGGTCTCAGGACACAGTCCACAGCCGGTGGTGGGGATGCTGCAGCCTCCTGGATGCACCTCATGCTGCCCACTCCGCACAGGCAGCTCTCGATGATGTTGATGCTGGCACAGTCGAACCCGCAGCTCTTCGCGCTCATTGGTACCCGGGCAAACGTCACAAAGGAGCTGGAGCGCGTCGAGCAGCAGTCGCGGCTGGAGCAGCTGAGCCCGGCCGAGCTGCTGAGCAGGAACAGGGGCCACTGGGCCGACTGGCTCCAGGCATACAGgtgaggccagccctgtgtccGAGGTCAGCGAGGCTCTGGGTCATCAGAGCGCTGATGGCCAGTGTCACCATCTCCCCGTGAGGTAGCTGCACACAACCCATGCAGGGGACCAAATGTGGAGGGTGGGGTTGCATCTGCTGGAAAGCTGAGCTGGGGTGTGATTCCAGAGCCCGGCTGGAGCAGGACAAGGAGGGTGCCGGGGACCCGGAGGCCTGGCAGGCTGAGCGTGTGCGTGTCATGCATGCCAACAACCCCAAGTACGTCCTGCGGAACTACATCGCACAGACTGCCATCGAGGCTGCCGAGAGTGGGGACTTCTCAGAGGCAAGCGCACACCGGTCCCTCCTCTGCCCATGGGCCTGTAGCgagggctgggcctgggagggagggaggccccaacACCTTCCCTTGCTCTTCTCCAGGTGCGGCGGGTGCTGAAGCTGCTGGAGGCCCCTTACCACAGGGCAGAGGAGGCTGCTGAGGTCTCAGAGGCGGCAGAGCCTGAGGGGGCTGGTGGGGCGTCTGGCAGGCGGCGCTCCTACAGCAGCAAGCCCCCGCTCTGGGCGGCAGAACTGTGTGTGACGTGATCCTCGTAAACCGCCTTGGAGGCCTCCACACCTGGAGGTCCCAAGGCCCTGAGTCCTGCTGAGTCCATGAGGCGGTGCCCAGCCAGTGCACAGCCCCCCACACCCGTCTCTCCATGACGGCAGAGACGTCCAGTCAGGCCCTGACCCGTCTCTGTCTGACGCCAACTCAGCAGCACAGCACGGCCCAGGTCCACACGCTCCCTGAAGAGCCGCTTCTGTGAGGACACGTGCCCAGCAAGCCCGGCCTGGGGACGTGGCAGCCCCCACCCACCTTTCCAGCCTGGGGGTGCGTGGGTGGTGCTGGCACTGCATAGCTCCTGCTTGTCAGGGAGACACAGCCCCTAAATAAACCAGTAGCTTCCTCCACCCATCTGTGTGGTCATTCTGTCCCTGCCTTGGCCTCAGGACCCACCCAGGAGAGACCAGTGCTGAGGGGCAGGTGGCCCGTCTGCCACACGCCCTGCCTCACCCGAGCAGCCCTCAGGCATCCTGGTAGTAGTTGTTGAAGTTGATGCGCAGCAGGAAGTCCTCCAGGTGGGGCTGGTAGCCGCGGTTCACCAGCTTGGTCAccactggggtgggggcaggggtgtcAGGGAGCAGCTCAGCTGGGGCCCACCCTGTGACCCCTGCCAAGCCCATGGGGGATGGGTCACCTTTGAAGAGAAAGTGGGAATAGTACTTGAAGGTACTGTAGGACTGCTGCATGAGGGCGAAGTTGGGGTGCTCGGCACCCCGGGGGCCACTGGCCgggccccagggctgggagaTGAGCTGGCTGCGGAACTTGAGGATGAGGCTGAAGATGCTGTGGATGATGTTCATGACAGGCGCCGCCTTCTCCGTCAACAGGCCCCTGGGGGAGCAAGGTGGGTGCTGCTGGTGGGGCACGCCCGACCTCGGGGGACACAGCCCCAGGCACCCATGCCTCACCTGAAGACAGCCTTGTGCAGGTACTCGGCGTGGGCCCGCTGGATCTCCTCGAGGTCACCCACCACAGCCAGCCTGGCACGGAACTCGCACCAGCTGACGTGCAGGATCTGGTTGGCGATGTAACCCTGGATGACCTTCACGAAGTGCTGCATCTCGTGCTTGAAAAGCTGCAGCTGGCGGAACTGCACGGAGCTGGCCACGTGGCTCACCAGCGCTGCAGAGGGTGAGGGGtgagctgcagccacagccaAGGGCACGCCCAGGCTCCAGCCAGGCCTCACCTGTGCGCTTGAGGTGGAAGCAGACGTCCTTGAGCGTCCACATCATGAGCTTCAGCTgcagcaggaaggagaagatgCCACTGTACCTGCTCAGGCAGCTCTCGGTGATGACGATGTTGAGGGGCCAGTCCACCTGCCAGGGCAGCCAGCTCAGCACACCCCTGAGGGATGGCCCCCGTCCCGTCCACACCACAGAGCCCTGCTGACCTTGTACCTGAGCTCCAGGCAGCTTAGCACATCCGGGGCATTGGGGGCAAACGCCTCGGGCAGGGACTTGAGGGCGAAGGAGAGGTTGGCCGCATGTGGGGTGTCACCGTGCAGGCTGTACTGCAGGGCCTTGCTCAGCACTGAGTTGAGCACCAGCGGGTTGAGGAGCTCCCCAGGCGTCTGCCCCGCCCCGAGCTGAGGCGGGAGAGGGCACATGTGTCCTGAGGGGTCCCGGGCACGGGCAGTGCCCCCGCCTGCAGTGCCCCCACCACACTCGCTCCATGCCAGGGCTACCTTCTCAAAGAGCAGGTCGCTGAGGGACTGGGCAAATTCACCATCCTCCATCAGCAGGAAGTGGCGCAGTGCCTCGAAATGTGCCTCGAGGTGGAGCTCCACGAAGAAGTAGTCGACTGCGGCCTTGTTCACCAGGGAGACGCTGGCAGGAGGGGCTGCAGTCAGGTGCCGGCCAGGCAGCCCGGCCAGGTGGGGACAGGCGGGGGGCACTCACTGGGCAGCCAGCGGGGCGGTGAGGGAGCGCTTCAGGAGCACgggcagtggcagcagctcactCAGCTGCACCGTGGTCTCGTCCGCATCTGACGGGCCCCGGGGGTCCTCAGAGAGGGCAAAGGCCCGGGGAAGCCCGTGGTGGAGGAGGCGGGCAACAGGAGGCTCTGCTGCAGGGATGACACAGGCCGCTGTAGGGCACAGGGCCACGGCCACCAGGCTCCCTCCTGCTTGCCCGCCCGCCGCAGCCAGCACACTCACACAGGGCCTCGTAGCTGTCTGGGTACTGCTCCAGGCGGTACTGCGCTGCCAGGCTTGCCAGGTAAGCCTGCTCCTTGTCCCAGCGAGCAGGCACCACCGCCTCTTCACCAAGGCCTGGGCTGCTCCGGGCATCCGCACCTTCCTAAGACAATCCAGCCTCAAGGAACGCCCCTTCCCCTTGtttgggagaggagggaaagggggttgggacCCTCACAGGCTGCCCAATCCTGGAGGACAGAGCCCTCACTGCCCATGCAAGGCCAGGTGTGGGGCGGCCAGCAGAGCGTGCTCTCCCAGGCCCTGACCTCCAACCCCTGACCACATGTGCCCTGACCTTGGAGCCTGGAGGGTGGCTTGGAGAGACGTCCTCAGTGTCCCCACTCCTCCTTGGGCCTGAGCAACATAAATGAGGCAGGAGGGGACATCAGGGCCAAGCACCTGCTGCTGGGCAGCACCTCCCACATCCCTAGCACAGCAGTCTTCTtaccctccccccaaccctaCCAGTGACAGGGCAGCTCTGGGGGCCCACTGACCTGGCTCCTCAGGAGTGCCATCTCCTAGAGCACCAGGCACAACCCCAGCAGGCAATGAGGCCTTGAGGCCACTCTCCTCCTCACAACCAGAAGCAGCCGCCAGAGCGCAGGAGCTCCCTGAGGCTGTCTCTGTGGGTAGCTGTGGTTCCTGGTCCTGGGTAGGGCTCTGTTCTTCCAGGCTGAGGCCTGACTGGGACACGTGGTCAGGGGAGTTCTGGTGGGACCTGGGCACATCGATCTGGGCTTCCTCTGGGAGTGCACCCAGCATCATGTGCGACTGAGACACATGTCCATGGACGTTCCACCGTGGCCGAGAGGGGGCCACATCCCACACGTTCTCCCCCACCCTGACACTGGCATCAGACACATGTCCATGGACGTTCCACCGTGGCCGGGACGGGACCACGTCCCACACGTTCTCCCCCACCCTGATGCTGGCATCAGACACGTGTCCATGGACATTCCACCGTGGCCGGGAAGGGGTCATGTCCCACACGTTCTCCCCCACCCTAATGCTGGCATCAGACACGTGTCCGTGGATGTTCCACTGTGGTCGGGAGGGGGCTATTCTGGAAGCATAACCCCCTGTGGGAACACTGCTCTCTGACACATGCCCCAGGACCTGGCCTGTGGCCTGGCTGCTCCGCTCCTGGAGGGAATTGTGCTGGGGGGAGTGTGGGTCAAGCAGAGCCATCTGCCCATCCAGGACACAGGTGTCCAGTTGCATGTGAGTGTCCCCCCACAGCTGCTGCCCCTCACTGCCCAAG includes:
- the TUBGCP6 gene encoding gamma-tubulin complex component 6 isoform X3 — translated: MQPLGSCRVSFGPPGHREEPYLTEAGRDAFDRFCRLHQGELQVLGGGLLQAPQPVLVKECELVKDALNVLIGVVSATFSLCQPAHAFMVKRGVHVSGASPESISSLLSEVAECGTHYARLSHFSVQPVLDSSCSKGLVFQAFTSGLRRYLQYYRACVLSTPPTLSLLTIGFLFKKLGRQLRYLAELCGVGTALPASSGGEPGAAFPTGVKLLSYLYQEALDNCSNEHYPVLLSLLKTSCEPYTRFIHDWVYSGVFRDVYGEFMIQVNQEYLGFRDKFYWTHGYVLISKEVEDCVPMFLKHIAHDVYVCGKTINLLKLCCPRHYLCWSDVPVPRISVIFSLEELKEIEKDCAIYVGRMERVARHSSISKEEKELRMEIAKQELIVHAREAASRVLSALSDRQMSERMALDARKREQFQRLKEQFVKDQERRRAARQEELDDDFSYARELRDREKRLKALEEQLERKARQALVDHYSKLSAEAARREQKALWRIQRHRLAGARLRFLLEDQKRIQGMLEDLSEEKPLEPLAVLPSARPQASSPGPEHPDGGSSCDSGSAEQHVVAWDGLSRPSAPLQPLESPAAGACSSGPGAGQQPGQAEGPGPFSASLSIQDFLPLGQGAKKPVHTGMAPVLEEALQTIGSDLPPLGLSAVVGTGLAGPQEYDFRSILRPAAATLASPGPLDTVGGDLGSEGQQLWGDTHMQLDTCVLDGQMALLDPHSPQHNSLQERSSQATGQVLGHVSESSVPTGGYASRIAPSRPQWNIHGHVSDASIRVGENVWDMTPSRPRWNVHGHVSDASIRVGENVWDVVPSRPRWNVHGHVSDASVRVGENVWDVAPSRPRWNVHGHVSQSHMMLGALPEEAQIDVPRSHQNSPDHVSQSGLSLEEQSPTQDQEPQLPTETASGSSCALAAASGCEEESGLKASLPAGVVPGALGDGTPEEPGPRRSGDTEDVSPSHPPGSKEGADARSSPGLGEEAVVPARWDKEQAYLASLAAQYRLEQYPDSYEALSEPPVARLLHHGLPRAFALSEDPRGPSDADETTVQLSELLPLPVLLKRSLTAPLAAHVSLVNKAAVDYFFVELHLEAHFEALRHFLLMEDGEFAQSLSDLLFEKLGAGQTPGELLNPLVLNSVLSKALQYSLHGDTPHAANLSFALKSLPEAFAPNAPDVLSCLELRYKVDWPLNIVITESCLSRYSGIFSFLLQLKLMMWTLKDVCFHLKRTALVSHVASSVQFRQLQLFKHEMQHFVKVIQGYIANQILHVSWCEFRARLAVVGDLEEIQRAHAEYLHKAVFRGLLTEKAAPVMNIIHSIFSLILKFRSQLISQPWGPASGPRGAEHPNFALMQQSYSTFKYYSHFLFKVVTKLVNRGYQPHLEDFLLRINFNNYYQDA